In Centropristis striata isolate RG_2023a ecotype Rhode Island chromosome 15, C.striata_1.0, whole genome shotgun sequence, a genomic segment contains:
- the pafah1b2 gene encoding platelet-activating factor acetylhydrolase IB subunit beta, which yields MSGDDLNPAAVAQPVGDVQGDDRWMSQHTRFVQECKDAEPDVLFVGDSMVQLMQQYEFWRELFSPLHALNFGIGGDTTCNVLWRLQNGELENIRPKAVVLWVGTNNHEHTAEQVAGGILAIAQLLTSRLPKAKIVVLGLLPRGERPNPLREKNAAVNGFLRSWLPRLAQAQLLDVSGEFVHSDGAISPQDMFDFLHLTSTGYRSVAKPLTDLLLQILEETPEERRASLV from the exons atgAGTGGTGATGACTTGAACCCAGCTGCCGTGGCTCAGCCTGTAGGAGATGTACAAGGAGATGACCGGTGGATGTCACAG CACACAAGATTTGTGCAGGAGTGTAAGGATGCTGAACCAGACGTGCTTTTTGTGGGGGATTCTATGGTACAACTAATGCAGCAGTATGAG TTCTGGAGGGAGTTATTCTCTCCTCTTCATGCACTCAACTTTGGCATCGGAGGGGACACCACCTGTAACGTGCTGTGGAGGCTGCAGAATGGAGAGCTGGAGAACATCCGTCCCAAG GCGGTGGTCTTGTGGGTAGGAACCAACAATCACGAACACACAGCAGAACAAGTTGCAGGAGGGATTCTTGCCATCGCGCAGCTGCTCACCTCCCGACTCCCCAAGGCAAAGATAGTTGTTCTG GGTTTGCTGCCTCGAGGGGAGCGCCCCAACCCTCTGAGAGAGAAGAACGCGGCGGTGAACGGGTTCCTGCGCTCCTGGCTCCCCCGGCTGGCTCAGGCCCAGCTCCTGGATGTGAGCGGGGAGTTTGTTCACTCTGACGGAGCGATCAGCCCACAGGACATGTTTGACTTCCTCCACCTGACGTCGACAGGTTACCGATCCGTGGCCAAGCCCCTCACCgacctgctgctgcagataCTGGAGGAGACGCCAGAGGAGAGACGGGCGTCGCTGGTTTGA